In Subdoligranulum variabile, the genomic stretch GGAGAAGCGGAACCGCCGCAGGCGGCCAGGCTCAGCACCATGGCGGTGCCCAGCAGCAGAGCAGTGAGTTTTTTCATGTGTTATACCTTCTTATCTTGATATGATTTCAGAAACAGCCGGACCCTCACCCGGCTATGTGACCCAGTATAATTGCATAAATATGTAAAGTCAATGTATAAAATCAAATTTTGGCGTTTTGCGGACTGGACACCGGGGCCTGCGCCCTTTTTTGTGCAAAACAGCGGGAAAATTTTTGGGCTTGACTTCCCCGCCGGGTTGTGCTATAAAAGAATTAACTTCATCCTGTTGAAAGCTGTGAGGCGGACAAACGGGGTGCGGCAAGGCGTTTTCAGAGAAAGCTGCCGCGGATATTGCCGCGTGGTGCAAGCAGCCCGGACGCAGACCACACCTTTACCACCGCCGAGTGTGGGGGCGAACCCCCGCCGGGTACGGCCCGTTACAGCCGCCGCGAGTGGCGCTTTCCTTATATAAAGCGCAAGTTGGGTGGAACCGTGGAGTATTTGTATGCTTCATCCCTGGGAACAGTAAGGGATGAAGCATTTTTTATTTGGAGGCAGCTACCATGAAAATCATCTACAAGGACGGCACCGTGGCGGAATGCCCGCAGGACCAGGAACTGCACGTTCTGCGCCACACCGCCGCACACATTATGGCCCAGGCCATCAAGCGCCTGTACCCTGAGGCGGACTTCGCCTTTGGTCCCGCCACCGAGAACGGCTTCTACTACGACGTGGATCTCGGCGACACCAAGCTCACCGACGAGGATCTGGCCGCCATTGAGAAAGAGATGCGCAAGATCTGCAAGGAGAACCTGCCCATCAAGCCCTTTATCCTGCCCCGCGACGAGGCTCTCAAGCTGATGCAGGAGCGCCAGGAGCACTACAAGATCGAGCACATGTCCGATCTGGCCGATGAGACCGAGTTCAGCTTCTTCCAGCAGGGTGAGTATGTGGACATGTGCATCGGACCTCACCTGACCTACACCAAGGCGCTGAAGGCCTTCAAGATCACCCAGCAGAGCGGTGCTTACTGGAAGAACGACAAGGAAAACAAGATGCTGACCCGTATCAACGGTGTGGCCTTCCACAACCAGGAGGAACTGGAAGAATGGGAGAAGCAGCAGCAGGAAGCCCGTGAGCGCGACCACCGCAAGATCGGCAAGGAGATGCGGCTGTTCATGACCGACGACCTGGTGGGCCGCGGTCTGCCCATGTTCCTGCCCAACGGCTATATCGTGTGGCAGCAGCTGGAGGATTATATCAAGCAGAAGGAGCGCGAGCGCGGCTATCTGCATGTCATGACCCCCTGCATCGGCACCGTGAACCTCTACCGCACCTCCGGTCACTGGGATCACTACCGTGAGAACATGTTCCCCGCCATGGAGATGGAGGGCGAAAGCTATGTGCTGCGTCCCATGAACTGCCCGCACCACATGATGATCTACGCCAACCAGCCCCATAGCTACCGTCAGCTGCCCATCCGCATCGGCGAGATCGCCCACGATTTCCGCTACGAGTCCAGCGGCACCCTGAAAGGCATCGAGCGCGGCCGTCACTTCTGCCAGAACGACGCCCACCTGTTTGTGACGCCGGAGCAGATCAAGGACGAAGTAGCTGCCGTCTGCGCCCTGATCTTTGATGTGTACAAGGATTTCCACATCACCGACTACCGCTGCGTGCTGTCGCTGCGCGACCCCGCCGACAAGAAGAAGTACCATGACGACGACGCCATGTGGAACCACGCCGAGCAGGCCCTGCGGGAAGTGCTCACCGAGCTGGGCATCCAGTTCACCGAGGAGATCGGCGAGGCTGCCTTCTACGGCCCGAAGCTGGACGTCAACGTCAAGCCCGCCGTGGGTGCCGAGTACACCCTGTCCACCTGCCAGCTGGACTTCTGCCTGCCTGCCAAGTTCCACCTGACCTATGTGGACAAGGACGGCAGCGAGAAGACCCCCGTGGTGCTGCACCGCGCCATCCTGGGTTCTCTGGACCGCTTCATGGCCTACCTCATCGAGGAGACCAAGGGCCGCTTCCCCACCTGGCTGGCCCCTGTGCAGGTCAAGGTGCTGCCCGTCAGCGAAAAGACGCTGGACTACGCCCGCGAGGTCAACGACAAGCTGAAAGCCGCCGGCATCCGTGCCGTGCTGGATGAGTCCAACGAGAAGATCGGCTACAAGATCCGTCTGGCCCAGCAGGAGGACCGCGCCCCCTATATGCTGGTGCTGGGTGCCAAGGAAGTGGAAGCCGGCAACATCAGCGTGCGCAACCGCAAAGGCGAGACCACGGCCATGGATCTGGACGCCTTTGTTGCCCAGGTCAAGGACGAGATCGCCAACAAGGTGTTCAACGTCTGATTTTTCCCCAATGACAAGAGGAAGTGCCTTCGGGCACTTCCTCTTTTTGGTAAGGGTTGACTTTCGGCAGGCGATATGCTATCATAGCCTCGCAACTGAATAGAAACAAACTACCACCGGGTAGGTAATGCATAACGCATTCGTTTTGTACATCGTAGGTCTTTGAAGATGTACAGGCGGATGCGTTTTTTTACGGAGGTTATTATGTCTGCCAAGCTCAAATACTTCACCAAAGCCGAATGGACCCTGTGGGGTGTCTCGGTCCTGATGATCGTGGGCACCTTCCTGCTCTTCCAGCAAAGCGACTATCTCTCCCTGACGGCCTCCCTCATCGGGGTGACGGCCCTCATCTTCAACGCCAAGGGCAATCCCTTCGGGCAGGTGCTGGGCATCGCCTTCTGCCTGCTGTACGGCTATATCTCCTTCACCTGTTCCTATTACGGCGAGATGATCACCTATCTGGGCATGACCGCCCCCATGTCGCTGTACGCCCTGATCTGCTGGCTGCGCCACCCCTACGGCGCCGGCCGCGCCGAGGTCAAGGTGGGCAGCATCTCCCGCCGGGAGGGCGTTTTCGCCGTGGTGCTCAGCATCATCGTCACCGTGGTGTTCTACTTCATCCTCCGGGCCTTCGGCACCGCCAACCTGCTGCCCAGCACCTTGTCGGTGACCACCAGCTTCCTGGCCGTCTACCTGACAGCCCGCCGCAGCCCTGCCTTCGCGGTGGCCTACGCCGCCAACGATCTGGTGCTCATCCTGCTGTGGGGCCTGGCGGTGGCAGAGGATCCTTCCTATCTGTCGGTGGTGGTCTGCTTTGTGATGTTCTTCGCCAACGATATCTACGGTTTCATCAACTGGTCGCGAATGCGGCAGCGTCAGGCAACCGCCGCATGACAAAACCCCGGCAGGGAGTTTTCTCCCTGCCGGGGTTGCTTTATTTTTTCGCGTTTTTCCGGCGCCATTCTTCGTCCGCCTCCCGGCGCCATGCCTTGCTTTTCCGGTCGACGTAGAGGGCGTACCCGAGGGCCGGCAGCGAGAAAAGCACCGTCAGCCCAAAACCCTTGAGCAGCGGCAGCGGAAACGCCTTGAGCACAAACCCCAGAATAAACCAGCTGACTCCAAAAATCACCATGCCGATCCCGTTCATCCGGATATAATCCGGCGTCCAGCTCTTGTATTTGTATTTTTCCGGAATGTTCTGAATGCCCAGAATCCCGAGAATTCCATAACCAGTCCAGAATACGCTGAGAACCCAAACGGTAGGGACGCTCATGGATGTACCTCCTTTTGGCAGACCACTTCTTCTGCGCTGAGTATACCATGTCCGGCGCCGCCGCGCAACACCGGGACGCTCTGTTGTATTTTCGCAGGTATTGTGGTAAAATGTAGTATCTATTGGTATGCTATTCTAAAAGGAAAAGGTGCCCTATGGCTGAAAACATCCAAACTTCCCGCCCCGCCGACGACGGCTGGACGACTGTCATCCGCCCCCGCAGCGGCTGGTTCGATATCAACCTGAAAGAGCTGTGGCAGTACCGCGACCTGACCCTCATGTTCGTCAAGCGCAACTTCACGGTGCTCTACAAACAGACCATCCTGGGTCCCGCCTGGATCCTGCTGAACCCGCTGATCACCACCCTGATCTTCAACGTGGTCTTCGGCAACATGGCAGGCATGCCCACCGACGGCGTGCCGGGCTTCCTCTTCTATATGGCCGGCAACACCGTCTGGACCTTTTTTGCCAACTGTGTCAACAACACCGCCAACACCTTTGTGACCAACTCCCAGGTGTTCGGCAAGGTCTACTTTCCCCGGCTGACCATGCCGGTGAGCCAGGTACTCACCAGCCTCATCAACTTCCTGATCCAGGCCGCCATGTACCTGGTGTTCTGGCTCTACTTCTTCGCCACCGGTGCCGAGGTGCACTTCACCCTGTGGACACTGGCGGTGCCGCTGGTCATGCTCCAGGTCATGCTGCTGGGGCTGGGTGTGGGCATCATCGTCTCCTCCCTGACCACCAAGTACCGAGACCTGGCCATCGCCGTGGGCTTCGGCGTCCAGCTGTGGATGTACGCCTCCCCGGTGGTCTATCCCCTCTCCATGCTGGATGAGAGCCCCCGCCTGAAAGTGCTGGTGGAGCTCAACCCCATGACCGCCC encodes the following:
- the thrS gene encoding threonine--tRNA ligase; protein product: MKIIYKDGTVAECPQDQELHVLRHTAAHIMAQAIKRLYPEADFAFGPATENGFYYDVDLGDTKLTDEDLAAIEKEMRKICKENLPIKPFILPRDEALKLMQERQEHYKIEHMSDLADETEFSFFQQGEYVDMCIGPHLTYTKALKAFKITQQSGAYWKNDKENKMLTRINGVAFHNQEELEEWEKQQQEARERDHRKIGKEMRLFMTDDLVGRGLPMFLPNGYIVWQQLEDYIKQKERERGYLHVMTPCIGTVNLYRTSGHWDHYRENMFPAMEMEGESYVLRPMNCPHHMMIYANQPHSYRQLPIRIGEIAHDFRYESSGTLKGIERGRHFCQNDAHLFVTPEQIKDEVAAVCALIFDVYKDFHITDYRCVLSLRDPADKKKYHDDDAMWNHAEQALREVLTELGIQFTEEIGEAAFYGPKLDVNVKPAVGAEYTLSTCQLDFCLPAKFHLTYVDKDGSEKTPVVLHRAILGSLDRFMAYLIEETKGRFPTWLAPVQVKVLPVSEKTLDYAREVNDKLKAAGIRAVLDESNEKIGYKIRLAQQEDRAPYMLVLGAKEVEAGNISVRNRKGETTAMDLDAFVAQVKDEIANKVFNV
- the pnuC gene encoding nicotinamide riboside transporter PnuC, with translation MYRRMRFFTEVIMSAKLKYFTKAEWTLWGVSVLMIVGTFLLFQQSDYLSLTASLIGVTALIFNAKGNPFGQVLGIAFCLLYGYISFTCSYYGEMITYLGMTAPMSLYALICWLRHPYGAGRAEVKVGSISRREGVFAVVLSIIVTVVFYFILRAFGTANLLPSTLSVTTSFLAVYLTARRSPAFAVAYAANDLVLILLWGLAVAEDPSYLSVVVCFVMFFANDIYGFINWSRMRQRQATAA
- a CDS encoding ABC transporter permease, with amino-acid sequence MAENIQTSRPADDGWTTVIRPRSGWFDINLKELWQYRDLTLMFVKRNFTVLYKQTILGPAWILLNPLITTLIFNVVFGNMAGMPTDGVPGFLFYMAGNTVWTFFANCVNNTANTFVTNSQVFGKVYFPRLTMPVSQVLTSLINFLIQAAMYLVFWLYFFATGAEVHFTLWTLAVPLVMLQVMLLGLGVGIIVSSLTTKYRDLAIAVGFGVQLWMYASPVVYPLSMLDESPRLKVLVELNPMTAPIEVFRAATLGTGSVSAGAILYSVAFTLVALVLGVVLFSRIEKTFMDTV